A part of Phoenix dactylifera cultivar Barhee BC4 chromosome 2, palm_55x_up_171113_PBpolish2nd_filt_p, whole genome shotgun sequence genomic DNA contains:
- the LOC103718768 gene encoding dual specificity protein kinase YAK1 homolog isoform X2, with the protein MEEGESSRVDGSRAGESDGATSADSGSSSSWKPSAKAFRPYVPPPQSSTWATLVKPGTLRVIVGKPLVARVTKDILETFQICNPNFKYSEALNPKRFLTNPSVGVLNDGHDNANSDLILHVNFVLVNMESKQRYIVKDILGHGTFGQVAKCWVSETNSYVAVKIIKNEPAYYQQALVEVSMLHMLNQKFDPDDKHHIVRILDYFVYQRHLCIAFEMLGSNLYELIKMNNYKGLSLNIVQMFSKQILHALIVMKDAGIIHCDLKPENILISTRVKPPEIKIIDFGSACMEGRTIYSYIQSRYYRSPEVLLGYPYTTAIDMWSFGCIVAELFLGLPLFPGASEYDLLKRMIEILGGQPPDDLLRDAKNTSKFFKHIGSIYRLEDDEAHNGVTSAYRVLTEEEYEARESKRPKMGKRYFNFVKLEDIIANYPYRKNLPEEEISKENLTRLALVDFLRGLVEFDPGKRWSPLQASHHPFVTGEPFTCPYKPLLETPRIPVIHTVTVDHNPGGGHWLAAGLSPQVSNSSRCLPQHGAHFQKLWKLR; encoded by the exons ATGGAGGAGGGTGAGAGTAGCAGGGTGGATGGATCTCGTGCCGGGGAGTCGGATGGGGCCACGTCGGCTGATTCCGGCAGCTCGTCATCGTGGAAGCCGAGTGCAAAGGCTTTCCGTCCGTATGTGCCGCCACCGCAGTCGTCTACCTGGGCAACGTTGGTAAAACCCGGCACGCTACGAGTCATCGTGGGGAAACCT TTGGTGGCAAGGGTAACCAAAGACATACTTGAAACTTTCCAAATATGTAACCCAAATTTTAAGTATTCAGAGGCACTGAACCCGAAGCGATTCCTTACTAATCCATCGGTTGGTGTGCTGAATGATGGCCATGATAATGCAAATTCAGACCTTATCTTACATGTTAATTTTGTGTTGGTCAATATGGAGTCAAAACAAAG gTATATTGTCAAAGATATCCTTGGCCATGGGACTTTTGGACAAGTGGCGAAGTGCTGGGTTTCTGAAACCAATAGTTATGTTGCTGTCAAAATTATCAAAAACGAGCCTGCTTATTATCAGCAAGCATTGGTTGAGGTCTCTATGTTGCACATG CTGAATCAGAAGTTCGACCCGGATGATAAACATCACATTGTCCGCATCCTTGATTATTTTGTCTATCAGCGCCATTTATGCATCGCATTTGAAATGCTTGGATCAAATCT ATATGAGCTAATTAAAATGAACAACTATAAAGGGTTGTCATTGAATATTGTCCAAATGTTCTCAAAACAG ATCCTGCATGCATTGATTGTCATGAAAGATGCTGGAATTATACATTGTGATTTGAAACCAGAAAATATACTGATATCTACAAG AGTGAAACCAccagaaataaaaattattgattttggATCAGCATGTATGGAGGGTCGGACAATTTACTCATACATTCAG AGCCGTTACTACAGGTCTCCAGAAGTTCTTCTTGGCTATCC ATATACCACTGCTATTGATATGTGGTCTTTTGGGTGTATTGTTGCTGAGTTGTTCTTGGGGTTGCCTTTATTTCCTGGAGCCTCAGAATATGATCTTCTTAAACGAATGATTGAGATACTTGG TGGACAACCCCCTGATGATCTGCTTAGGGATGCAAAAAACACAAGCAAGTTCTTTAAGCATATTGGAAGTATTTATAGGTTGGAAGATGATGAGGCCCACAATGGAGTTACTAGTGCTTACCGTGTCTTAACTGAAGAGGAATATGAAGCA AGGGAATCAAAAAGACCAAAAATGGGGAAACGCTATTTTAATTTTGTGAAGCTTGAAGACATTATTGCAAATTATCCTTACAGAAAGAACTTACCTGAAGAAGAAATCAGTAAAG AAAATTTGACCCGCTTAGCATTGGTTGATTTCTTGAGAGGCCTCGTTGAGTTTGATCCAGGGAAACGGTGGTCACCATTACAG GCTTCACACCATCCATTTGTCACTGGTGAGCCCTTTACATGCCCATATAAGCCTCTGCTGGAGACCCCACGAATT CCTGTTATTCATACTGTTACAGTGGATCACAATCCAGGAGGGGGTCATTGGCTAGCTGCTGGTCTCTCTCCTCAG GTTTCGAATTCAAGCAGATGTCTTCCGCAGCATGGTGCTCATTTTCAGAAG CTATGGAAGCTACGGTGA
- the LOC103718768 gene encoding dual specificity protein kinase YAK1 homolog isoform X1: MEEGESSRVDGSRAGESDGATSADSGSSSSWKPSAKAFRPYVPPPQSSTWATLVKPGTLRVIVGKPLVARVTKDILETFQICNPNFKYSEALNPKRFLTNPSVGVLNDGHDNANSDLILHVNFVLVNMESKQRYIVKDILGHGTFGQVAKCWVSETNSYVAVKIIKNEPAYYQQALVEVSMLHMLNQKFDPDDKHHIVRILDYFVYQRHLCIAFEMLGSNLYELIKMNNYKGLSLNIVQMFSKQILHALIVMKDAGIIHCDLKPENILISTRVKPPEIKIIDFGSACMEGRTIYSYIQSRYYRSPEVLLGYPYTTAIDMWSFGCIVAELFLGLPLFPGASEYDLLKRMIEILGGQPPDDLLRDAKNTSKFFKHIGSIYRLEDDEAHNGVTSAYRVLTEEEYEARESKRPKMGKRYFNFVKLEDIIANYPYRKNLPEEEISKENLTRLALVDFLRGLVEFDPGKRWSPLQASHHPFVTGEPFTCPYKPLLETPRIPVIHTVTVDHNPGGGHWLAAGLSPQVSNSSRCLPQHGAHFQKVPFSYSSSYGSLGSHGSYNDNVGLGSSYGSYGDVNNVHTYYSQIGPCSVNVHAQVGGSFLGASPDVRRRHQLSYGNGFSISPGSLGPMSLGASPSQYTPPSSQMQISTASSGKYGPTSPVRSGVHVPSLGKAAAVGHYNRRRNWGYPTMCMQPYECASQHGLGHHGDGISCSHPDAYSRGHGGSPCSTLSTSNHSSWKQQTGVGTGLSSSPSSTNHQSCAASHAHNSNTVSLHSLEVSLDKPESSSSVPDPADWDPNYSDESLLQEDNADTLAFEFNGIRVGNTMDAMSRFSHGHNQAQKNFISTNHRTDGVFQAYSLGESSHTSMHDMHAGYGHLPHFSQNFPSRFGQQSVHRYSHMNSTFMHGERNHQNSQPTHSNYSMADSHSSTNAMLSNGMPWGRRAGHYIGTTVPSSHARKDYGRIS; encoded by the exons ATGGAGGAGGGTGAGAGTAGCAGGGTGGATGGATCTCGTGCCGGGGAGTCGGATGGGGCCACGTCGGCTGATTCCGGCAGCTCGTCATCGTGGAAGCCGAGTGCAAAGGCTTTCCGTCCGTATGTGCCGCCACCGCAGTCGTCTACCTGGGCAACGTTGGTAAAACCCGGCACGCTACGAGTCATCGTGGGGAAACCT TTGGTGGCAAGGGTAACCAAAGACATACTTGAAACTTTCCAAATATGTAACCCAAATTTTAAGTATTCAGAGGCACTGAACCCGAAGCGATTCCTTACTAATCCATCGGTTGGTGTGCTGAATGATGGCCATGATAATGCAAATTCAGACCTTATCTTACATGTTAATTTTGTGTTGGTCAATATGGAGTCAAAACAAAG gTATATTGTCAAAGATATCCTTGGCCATGGGACTTTTGGACAAGTGGCGAAGTGCTGGGTTTCTGAAACCAATAGTTATGTTGCTGTCAAAATTATCAAAAACGAGCCTGCTTATTATCAGCAAGCATTGGTTGAGGTCTCTATGTTGCACATG CTGAATCAGAAGTTCGACCCGGATGATAAACATCACATTGTCCGCATCCTTGATTATTTTGTCTATCAGCGCCATTTATGCATCGCATTTGAAATGCTTGGATCAAATCT ATATGAGCTAATTAAAATGAACAACTATAAAGGGTTGTCATTGAATATTGTCCAAATGTTCTCAAAACAG ATCCTGCATGCATTGATTGTCATGAAAGATGCTGGAATTATACATTGTGATTTGAAACCAGAAAATATACTGATATCTACAAG AGTGAAACCAccagaaataaaaattattgattttggATCAGCATGTATGGAGGGTCGGACAATTTACTCATACATTCAG AGCCGTTACTACAGGTCTCCAGAAGTTCTTCTTGGCTATCC ATATACCACTGCTATTGATATGTGGTCTTTTGGGTGTATTGTTGCTGAGTTGTTCTTGGGGTTGCCTTTATTTCCTGGAGCCTCAGAATATGATCTTCTTAAACGAATGATTGAGATACTTGG TGGACAACCCCCTGATGATCTGCTTAGGGATGCAAAAAACACAAGCAAGTTCTTTAAGCATATTGGAAGTATTTATAGGTTGGAAGATGATGAGGCCCACAATGGAGTTACTAGTGCTTACCGTGTCTTAACTGAAGAGGAATATGAAGCA AGGGAATCAAAAAGACCAAAAATGGGGAAACGCTATTTTAATTTTGTGAAGCTTGAAGACATTATTGCAAATTATCCTTACAGAAAGAACTTACCTGAAGAAGAAATCAGTAAAG AAAATTTGACCCGCTTAGCATTGGTTGATTTCTTGAGAGGCCTCGTTGAGTTTGATCCAGGGAAACGGTGGTCACCATTACAG GCTTCACACCATCCATTTGTCACTGGTGAGCCCTTTACATGCCCATATAAGCCTCTGCTGGAGACCCCACGAATT CCTGTTATTCATACTGTTACAGTGGATCACAATCCAGGAGGGGGTCATTGGCTAGCTGCTGGTCTCTCTCCTCAG GTTTCGAATTCAAGCAGATGTCTTCCGCAGCATGGTGCTCATTTTCAGAAGGTGCCTTTCTCTTACAGCAGTAGTTATGGTAGCTTGGGAAGCCATGGTAGCTATAATGATAATGTTGGTCTTGGAAGCAGCTATGGAAGCTACGGTGATGTGAATAATGTGCACACATATTATTCACAAATCGGTCCATGCAGTGTCAACGTACATGCACAAGTTGGGGGATCATTTCTTGGAGCTAGTCCAGATGTTAGGCGTAGGCATCAACTGTCTTATGGAAATGGATTCAGTATAAGTCCTGGAAGTTTGGGACCAATGTCTTTGGGAGCCAGTCCGTCACAATATACTCCTCCAAGCTCCCAAATGCAGATTTCAACTGCTTCTTCTGGAAAGTATGGTCCTACTTCTCCTGTGAGAAGTGGAGTACATGTTCCCTCTTTGGGCAAAGCAGCTGCTGTTGGCCATTACAACAGAAGAAGAAATTGGGGATATCCAACTATGTGTATGCAACCATATGAATGTGCATCTCAGCATGGACTAGGACACCATGGTGATGGCATCAGTTGTAGTCACCCTGATGCCTACTCGCGAGGACATGGTGGTTCTCCTTGCAGTACACTTTCAACTTCCAATCATTCTAGTTGGAAGCAACAGACGGGTGTTGGGACTGGCTTGTCTTCAAGCCCCTCTTCAACCAATCACCAGTCTTGTGCGGCATCCCATGCACATAATTCCAACACAGTCTCCTTACATTCCTTGGAGGTTTCGCTTGATAAGCCTGAATCCAGTTCATCAGTACCAGATCCCGCAGATTGGGACCCAAATTATAG tgATGAATCTCTTTTGCAAGAGGATAATGCAGACACCCTAGCCTTTGAATTTAATGGTATCCGCGTTGGTAATACAATGGATGCCATGAGCAGATTTAGTCACGGCCATAATCAGGCTCAAAAGAATTTTATATCAACAAATCATAG AACAGATGGAGTGTTTCAGGCATATTCACTTGGTGAGAGTAGCCACACTTCTATGCATGATATGCATGCTGGCTATGGCCATTTGCCCCATTTTTCACAAAACTTTCCTAGCCGCTTTGGACAGCAATCAGTTCATCGGTACAGTCATATGAACTCAACTTTTATGCATGGTGAAAGAAATCATCAAAATAGTCAGCCAACTCATTCAAACTACAGTATGGCAGATTCTCATTCTTCTACCAATGCTATGCTCAGCAATGGCATGCCCTGGG GACGAAGGGCTGGGCATTACATTGGAACGACTGTACCATCGTCCCATGCAAGAAAGGACTATGGAAGGATCTCATGA